In Sorghum bicolor cultivar BTx623 chromosome 8, Sorghum_bicolor_NCBIv3, whole genome shotgun sequence, one genomic interval encodes:
- the LOC110437682 gene encoding uncharacterized protein LOC110437682: MPAPSSLPPPSAPAMADPSKIGDCCPNPTPGVHRSLGRSPATSTHQICAVFAVVARRLGRHGSARGTIQPVVAGLPRGRNRRCHGGSGGGGLSIAEMEECKDVKILAVDI; the protein is encoded by the exons ATGCCCGCGCCGAGCTCCTTGCCGCCCCCATCCGCGCCGGCCATGGCGGATCCGTCGAAGATTGGGGACTGTTGCCCCAACCCTACGCCAGGTGTTCATCGATCCCTTGGccgttcgccggcgacgagcacccacCAG ATCTGCGCCGTATTTGCAGTGGTGGCCAGGAGGTTGGGGCGGCATGGATCTGCTCGCGGGACCATCCAGCCCGTGGTGGCCGGCCTACCTCGCGGCCGCAATCGAAGGTGCCACGGCGGTAGCGGAGGAGGTGGGCTCTCGATCGCTGAGATGGAGGAGTGCAAGGATGTCAAAATCCTCGCCGTGGACATCTAG
- the LOC8084236 gene encoding uncharacterized protein LOC8084236 isoform X2, with the protein MDDPHPPLPPPRLPVEVVGAARDAELSLSAALSREEVLYRRRRRLVQLCSLYRAQYWMLADELPARHGEYWWEHGASPALDDEPTPLLPPKENGVSAGPPENGVVVGPLENCAVAPPPVSAAGGRAGCAASNCEAKAVPLSLYCFNHILLDPKQQLYQPCAFPTRKSGCT; encoded by the exons ATGGACGACCCCcacccgccgctgccgccgccgcgcctGCCGGTGGAGGTCGTCGGCGCGGCGCGCGATGCGGAGCTCAGTCTCTCGGCAGCGCTGTCCCGCGAGGAGGTCCTCTATCGGCGCCGCCGTCGCCTGGTGCAGCTCTGCTCCCTCTACCGCGCCCAGTACTGGATGCTCGCCGATGAGCTCCCCGCAAGGCACGGCGAGTACTGGTGGGAGCACGGCGCCAGCCCCGCGCTCGATGACGAGCCCACGCCGCTGCTGCCGCCGAAAGAGAATGGAGTCAGTGCTGGACCGCCAGAGAATGGAGTCGTCGTTGGCCCGCTGGAGAATTGTGCCGTTGCCCCTCCTCCTGTGTCGGCTGCGGGCGGGAGGGCGGGCTGTGCGGCCTCGAATTGCGAGGCCAAGGCGGTGCCCCTGTCCCTTTACTGCTTCAATCACATCCTCTTGGACCCCAAGCAGCAGCTCTATCAGCCCTGCGCCTTCCCCACTAGGAAAAG TGGATGCACGTGA